In the bacterium genome, CCCGGCACTTCTATCGCATTACCCTTATCCGGCGAGATCTGGCAGAAGCAATTGATGCTGAAGGCTTTACTGGAATCCGCTGGGTAGAGATGGATGATTATCCCCGGCCTGGATCCGGTGATTATACTGGTGAAGAGAGTATTCATGAAACTTGAAGAATACGGCGAACCTTTGGCCTATGAGATAGCCTTCTGGATGCAGGGGCTGACCAATCCCGAATACCCGGTCGAGGAGCTTGGACGGTTGAGCCTGGAGCTTTCAGACAAGTTTCGTGCGCTCGCCATCATTGTTCTCCTGGTCAAAGGTGATAGCGACCTTTTTTACCACAATCTGATCCGCAGCGGAAGGGCTCGCCTGATTTACCTCCAGAGGCTGAAAAGCGAAGGGATCGGGCAGGATCACCACCAGGCATCAGGGCGCTATGAGCCGCTGCTCGATGCAATAGCAGCCGGTGATTTTGAATTGGCGCATCGTATCATCGAGCTTTCACCTGCCGAATGGCAAAAGGGGCACGAGTACGAGGATGACTATTGTTATGCCCAGGTCCTGCACAGGCTCGTTCAGGAACCTGTTCCCGAACAGGAGATTCCGCCGTTATTCAAACAGTTTGAAGCCTACCTGGAAGGGCAGCCGAGTGCACGGCTGGATGTATGCCGGGCGATCGTGGAACAGGATCAGCCGGCCTTTGATGAAGCCTTTGCCGATCTGCTCGACGATCGTGAGGCCCAGATTGCCGCGAATAAAGCCCGTGGTCAGTTGGAAGAGCCCTCCGTTGTTGCTCAGCGGCAGGTGTTCATTGAGGGGTTGGCTCTTTTGCGGCTTGCCGGACGGCGTGGGCTGGCTACACAGCCGGACTATCGCTATTGCCCTTCCCTGGCCAGGATACCAATGAAGACACCATTTCCCGGTGAATAGGATGAAGTAACAGCCATGAGTCACCCTGCAATAGAGAATACAACACCTTTTGCCTTTGAGCCATTGTTTCTCGCGGACGAGGAGGGGCGGCCGCTCCTTGTTCTGGTGGTGAAGGCAACTTATTGCATCAGGGGAGGATCACTGCTGTCACTGGCGGAGAAGCAGGTCCCTGTCAACCTTTCCGGCGAATATTGGGGTGATCCGCAAATCTCCAGTTATAAGTACGAGCCGGAAACCGCTTTTATCAAACCTGCCACTGACATTATCCTGATTGGCCATGCCTATGCACCGGCATCAGGTGCCAGAGAGGTAAATGTGGGCTTACGTGTCGGGCCAGTGGAGAAGGGAGTGAGGGTTATCGGCGACAGGTATTGGGTCAAGTCTTTTGGCCTTGTCTCCATGACCAAACCCGCACCCTTTGATCGCATACCCCTGATCTATGAGCGGGCCTTTGGGGGATGGGACCGCAGCCACCCGAATCCGGAGCGGCACAGTTTTGAGCCTCGAAATCCCGTAGGGACCGGGTATCGTGACAAACAGGGAATATTTGAAGAAGGAATCCGGCTTCCGAATCTCGAGGACCCGCGACACCTCATCAAGAGCTGCAAGGATAAACCTCCGCCGGCCGGATTTGGCTTTACTTCGCCGAATTGGCAGCCCAGGGCCGGTTTGGCGGGAACTTACGATGAGGTCTGGATGAAGCAAAGGATGCCGCTGCTTCCGCAGGATTTTGACAGGAGATACTTCAATGCCGCCCCGGCGGATCAGATAGCTGCGGGGTTCCTTAGGGGTGACGAGCCGGTGGTGGTTGTGAATGCTTCACCAGGTGGCAGGATGGCTTTCAATCTGCCGGGGATATCGCCAGTGCGATGCCGCGTGGAGCTGCGAAACCGCAGGACCGAACATCTGCAAACCCGGCTTGATACGGTCATTATCAACACTGATGAAAATGTGCTTTTCCTGATCTGGCGAGCCAGCCTGAGAGTAAAAAACGGCCCTCAGGATGTTATTGCTCTTGAGGTACAGACAGAGGGTAAAGATTCAGCCCTCCTGAACAACTGACTATGTGACTCTATGACCACATCTATCCGGGATTTTTTAATCGAACTTTATCAGGAGTACCTGGAGGAGGCATCTTTCCTCTATGAGCAGCGGCTTGCACTTTTTGAAGATCCTGAAATCACCTGGCAGGATATCGGTGATTTCGAGCAGCGCTTCGAACCGCATATTGATGGCCTGGTAGTCGGGGGAGAACTGGCTCTGGAAATCTGCCAACTACGGGCGAGGGAAGGAGACTTTGGAGAACTTCATGCCGCAGTGATTGTTTTCTGCCGACAGAATCGCAAAGACCTGGTCCGGCAGGTGCTGAAAGAGCTCGATCCGGAGGATGCCGAAAAGATGAAAGCCGTAAGCGATGCCCTCAAGTACGAGATTCCGACAGAGTGGCAGGATGAATTCCTGCGGATGATCTCGGAAGATGAAAGCTGGCCGGAGAATAAGAGAGAACTGATCCCGATCATAGCCAGCCTTGCCGGGTATCGGCGACTGAAGGCAGGAACGGGAATTCTGCTGGCGGCACTCAGGGTCACTCCTGCTGATTCCCTGCCGGAAGTTATCCGGGCACTTGGCCGGTTGGGTGAACAAAGTGCCCGGCTACTGCTTTTACCATATTTGCATCATGAAGATGAATCGGTCTCTTCGGCTGCCGCGCTTGCACTGCTGCGCCTTGGCGAGCAGCAGGCAATAAATTGCTGTTCGGGCCATGCCCCGTCCAAAGGCCGGCCGCTTATTTCGACAGCTCTGGGTGGCGGACGCTCATCAGTTCAGGTTCTTCTGGAAATGGCCAGAACCGGCCAGACAGGGGCCGATTGTCTCATCGGCCTGGGTTTGTTAGGAGATATTTCCGCCTTGCCAACATTGCTAGTTTATCTTGGCCATCCCGAAGCTGCCGAATCCGCGGCCCTGGCACTTCATCTCATCACTGGTGCACAGCTTTACGAAGAAGTCTTTGTCCCCGATGAGATTGACCCGGATGAGTTGTTTGAAGGGGAGCTTGAGAATCTATCCCAGGGCAAGGTCCCGACCAGGCCTGATGGAAAACCTTTTGGCACCACGATTACCCGCATCTCCCTGAATCCCGAAGTCTGGCAGAAGTGGTGGACCCAAAACAGATCGCGCTTTTCCCCGCAAATCCGCTATCGCAATGGCCAGCCTTATTCACCAGCCTGTCTTCTGGCTAATCTGGAGTCTGAGCAAAGTCCGCATAAGATACGACAATTTGCTTATGAAGAGCTGGTTATCCGCTATGGGCTCGATCTCCCCTTTGAAACCGATATGCCCGTAATCCGGCAAAAACAAGCTCTGGCCTCCTGCGCCCAGTGGGTCGAAAACAATAACAGCCGCTTTCGTGAAGGGCAATGGTATTTTGCCGGACAGATAATACCATAACGCAAATAATGCCATAGCAACAAGATAACCATATCCAGAGGGAATCGCAGGAATGCAGGGTACGCGACCAATAGGTATTGTTTTTTTAGCCCTGGCTTTTTTCTTCCTCAGCCTTTCGATCAGCAGGTACTTTTCAATGGGAAGAAAGGCTTCTATCAGCCAGAAGATCTGGTTTCAGATAGCTTTTATTTTTGCCCTGGCTGGACTGGCTCTCTACTTTTTGCAGGTCTGGCTAAAGTAGCAGTTAGAGTGCAGATTATTTGCCTAAAAGTAAGGAGAATTGCAGCAAGTCCCAAAAGAACAGTGATGCCGGTTCCCAATACCCAATACCCAATACCGAGTAGTTTTGCTATCGGCCTTGATTTCAGCTCTTAGTGCTTTATTGTCCTCGATGATCTTTTCAACCTTCTGATCTAGTTGAAAC is a window encoding:
- a CDS encoding Imm49 family immunity protein — its product is MKLEEYGEPLAYEIAFWMQGLTNPEYPVEELGRLSLELSDKFRALAIIVLLVKGDSDLFYHNLIRSGRARLIYLQRLKSEGIGQDHHQASGRYEPLLDAIAAGDFELAHRIIELSPAEWQKGHEYEDDYCYAQVLHRLVQEPVPEQEIPPLFKQFEAYLEGQPSARLDVCRAIVEQDQPAFDEAFADLLDDREAQIAANKARGQLEEPSVVAQRQVFIEGLALLRLAGRRGLATQPDYRYCPSLARIPMKTPFPGE
- a CDS encoding DUF2169 domain-containing protein; amino-acid sequence: MSHPAIENTTPFAFEPLFLADEEGRPLLVLVVKATYCIRGGSLLSLAEKQVPVNLSGEYWGDPQISSYKYEPETAFIKPATDIILIGHAYAPASGAREVNVGLRVGPVEKGVRVIGDRYWVKSFGLVSMTKPAPFDRIPLIYERAFGGWDRSHPNPERHSFEPRNPVGTGYRDKQGIFEEGIRLPNLEDPRHLIKSCKDKPPPAGFGFTSPNWQPRAGLAGTYDEVWMKQRMPLLPQDFDRRYFNAAPADQIAAGFLRGDEPVVVVNASPGGRMAFNLPGISPVRCRVELRNRRTEHLQTRLDTVIINTDENVLFLIWRASLRVKNGPQDVIALEVQTEGKDSALLNN
- a CDS encoding HEAT repeat domain-containing protein encodes the protein MTTSIRDFLIELYQEYLEEASFLYEQRLALFEDPEITWQDIGDFEQRFEPHIDGLVVGGELALEICQLRAREGDFGELHAAVIVFCRQNRKDLVRQVLKELDPEDAEKMKAVSDALKYEIPTEWQDEFLRMISEDESWPENKRELIPIIASLAGYRRLKAGTGILLAALRVTPADSLPEVIRALGRLGEQSARLLLLPYLHHEDESVSSAAALALLRLGEQQAINCCSGHAPSKGRPLISTALGGGRSSVQVLLEMARTGQTGADCLIGLGLLGDISALPTLLVYLGHPEAAESAALALHLITGAQLYEEVFVPDEIDPDELFEGELENLSQGKVPTRPDGKPFGTTITRISLNPEVWQKWWTQNRSRFSPQIRYRNGQPYSPACLLANLESEQSPHKIRQFAYEELVIRYGLDLPFETDMPVIRQKQALASCAQWVENNNSRFREGQWYFAGQIIP